In Sesamum indicum cultivar Zhongzhi No. 13 linkage group LG8, S_indicum_v1.0, whole genome shotgun sequence, the sequence TTTGCATCAGATGAAGCAGGCCCTTTTTTTGGTCTTTGCATGTTAGGTTCTGCACCAGACTGAGGGTTCCATCACGAGCAAATGAAGACTCAAACTCTTCTAGTATCTTCACAATCTGCCAAAACTCGGGCCTCTTGTCTGGTTGCAATGACCAGCATTGTTCGATTAAAGCTTTCATGGCAGGCGGGCAGTCCACAGGCATGGCGGGCCTCAAGTTCTGTAAAACCCAGATAGCATTGCTTTAGtaaatgatatgaaaaattaaatattctacCATTTGAAGTCTCTGAGACCAgatcaataaaacaaaaccaGAGCTTGCTACATGAATCTTTTCTCGAACATCAAATTAAACATCAATAGTATGGTGTTCTATTAGCAATTTATATCACAATCTCCAAGTCCATAAACTGTGCTGGCTTAGTTgtattctaataatttcaagTGATTGCAATTACGGAAATCAATAGTCATATTTGAGATACAATCGCACAACTAGATAAATGGATTCATTTGAATTAACATGCGGCCCATGATGCCATAAATTCTGTGGTAAAACAAGGTGAGGTATTATGATTACAGGTGATGGACCAAAGAGCTTCCAGAGCCAGGGCAATGTAATATTTCTTCCAACTCAATTTAAGCACCATGTTGTTTAGTTATATGCTAAGGCAGCTAGAAGTCTGTTTGAGTACCCAAGAAAAGAAGGAAGCAAGTTTGGTTGAAGTATATTCCTTTCATCACTATTGCAAATCTCAGGGCAGTACTTTTCAAATTGCATATAAATTACAAGTTCACAAGAGAACACATCAATTTGGAATGCCAAAATAGCTTTCTATATGCTGTTAATGATATGCATTAGAAGAAATCATACAAACTATCAGAGAACAACAATTATACCTTGTTCACCACAGCAAAAGCAGCTTGTATAGGTGTCATATCTTCATAAGGGATGGTTCCTGCTACAAATTCCCATAAAATGAGTCCAAATCCATATACATCGACCTTCCGCCCGTAGTGCTTCCTTTTAATCATCTCAGGTGCCATCCAACGGTAAGTACCTGGATCATCTGCCAGAAGATCACAGTATGCCTCCTCGCAAGCTATGCCAAAATCAGCCACTTTGAGGTGGAAATCTTCGGTGATGAGAACATTTTCAGGTTTGAGATCTCTATGAATGACCCCCTGTGAGTGGATGTATTCCATTGCTCTAGCAATGTCCAAAGCCATTGAGAGCAACTTGTCTAGAGGAAGAGATTTACGCCCAAGCTTGTGCAAGTACGCTCTCAAAGATCCCTCTTGTAAATATTCTGTTATGATGCAAAATACTGGTGGTTTTCGACATGCCGCTACAAACTACattccaataaaattttaaaaaagaatcagGAATATGCGAAACTGATCATTATTTGTGAGGCGAGGCAAAACGCACACCAATATGCAAAATATCCATgaaaaacacataaatataatCTGAAGGGCACAAGCAGTCTTAGCTGTAAATCCCTAATTCTTCGACAACCAGAAAACAGAGAAAAGAGAACTGCCCAATTAATTAGTCAAGAACAGCAGAGACATTGAATAGATAGATAGCAGTACCTTTATAACATTTGGATGATGGAGACGAGACAAGAGAGTGACCTCTCTAGTAAACTGCTTCTCCAACCGAGCACCCAAGGCCCCATTTTCGTCATCATCTGGAACTCTGATTATCTTCACTGCAACCGGTTTGTCCATATAAATCCCATGGTAGAGCTGACTGTGTGCGCCATGAGCAAATCTTAGCCCCAAAAACAACTTTGAAAGATCAACCATATGCTCATCTGCAGTCTCCACAGAGGTGACCCTCCCCCCACCATGATCAAAATACTTGGTCCACGCCGAATCCTTATTCTTGGACTTGCTgctataaaatttcattgatgTGAAGTGCCTAAGGGGACTTGTAGTTCTTGGAGACTTTGATCCAGGCGACTTCGAAATTGGAGACTTGGTTCCCTGGGACTCCCTATAAAACAACTTTCCAGAACCTCTCTTTTCCAGCTCTTTCCTTCGCGGAACTGGAGTTGAGAACCTCTTCTGATGCGACCGTGCTTCCTTAAAGGTATCAGGAATTTTAATCTCTGGTTGAGGGGATACAGCCCTCGGCTTGTTGGTAGAAGGGTTATTCTGAATGTGGACAACATTTGGTCCAGTTCTCTGCTTCGCACGAGTTGCTTCTGGTCTAGATAAGTTGCCTGAAAATCTATTTGGTACAACAGTGAAAGGTACAGAGGCCAATCTGGAAGAATCAAATCGATGACAAACAGTATGAGAGAAGTTCGTTCTCCTTATCCAAGAAGTAGTCTCTTCCTCCATTCTTGCCAAGTTCAAGAACCTATTATATATCTGCTCACTACTCTGTTCAACTACTCTCcttcaaaaatcaagaatttccCCCAAAATTCACACACAGTTCACAAAAGCTATTCCAGAAAAGATTTCTACTCCCATCAGGCAACGAAGAGAGAAGAATCAAATTCCACCTCCATCAAACTCTAGGAATTCCTAAACCAATCCAATGGCAGATTACAGAATAGACCTGCAACAGATGCTATAAGAATCAAGAACCCATTAGAGAGAAGCAAAGAACTCTTCAAATCTCAAGCTGCTTTCAGAATAATCAGAACATTAATCCCGAATTCcatcaatattattacatgCGGGCAGACCAAACACTGTATCTTACCTcataaaaatccaaccaaaGGGTCCAACAACAGAAATAAAACCCTTCCAGCTTCAAAGTCAAACTCCACCTTCCTTCAAAGCCTGAAAATCCCGTACGCACCGCCAGACAAAATGAAGATCAACACGTTAACACAGCAAAAgccaatttaatattacaagaaaacaaaagtgtACTCAATTGGCTTGAAAATAAAGGAACACCCATCATCATAATATACCCCATTCTCCCACCAAACAAAACTAATAATTGCTTCAATAGAAAAAACTTGTCTTCGCCCATTagattaaacaaaaacaaagataaataaataaataaaacacagGACAATAGGATCTTGACCTACCAAAAGGGTTATATATCCTCCATGCCcttattcttgaaattcaaaagagaaaaaaggatTCTTAACCAAAAAAACCCATCCCTGAAAAGAGATgatttttattcttgttttatggatgtaataataaaaactctTCAAAGTCCATGTAGAATAAGGGGTGCTGAAAATCCAATATCAAGATGATTCCGGACTCTCTTTTTCCGCATAACATTTGTATGCATACGTATGTTATACGGAGAGAGAGGAGAGCTAGAGTTGATTCCTTGGTGGACCCGGTTAAGGTGGAGCGTGATGGGTATGGTGGGAGGTCTGGTCCACTTTTCGGAAAGTCAATAGTggacagagagagaaaagaaaaaaaaaagagagaaaattgaggggtgggggggggggggggcagggggggggggggggctggGGGAGGGATAGCggggggtggtgtggggggcGACAGCgagggagagagagattaGCAGTAGACTAGTAGTGTAAGAAAGGCGAGACGACGAATACAAAAAGTCACTATCCGAAAGAATTGTACTGTAGAGCACGGGGCGTAAAGGAGAAAAAGCAGAACTCAGATATTATgtggatttcttttttcctttttctttgaaaataatcccaaaaagaaataaataaataaatatcaatcacCAGCAATCATTCCATTTCAGCCTCTCATTCCCTTTATCTTCTTCTGCCCATCAAATTCTCCACCAAACCAGCGGCGGAGGTGGAACGAAATGGGCAGCGCCGACGCTCGCGgcgggggggggtggggggtggggggttggGGAGTACTCCGATTCTCTGAGGAATTTGGAGTTGAGACGGCGCTCTGGTTTGGCTTTTATCCCTGTGTGGGCTTGTCGAAGATTTCTGAACTATTACTAATTATACGAATGGTCTGAGTCGGCCCAAATAGAAGAAATGGGCCTTGGAAGTGTGAAGCCCAATACAGTATTGGTATGTGTAAAAGCATTAGAGAAACAATGCGGTGAGCGTGGATCGAACACGCGACCTTCAGATCTTCAGTCTGACGCTCTCCCAACTGAGCTATCCCCGCAAACAATACAGTGCACCAGCCGGGAATCGAACCCGGGTCTGTACCGTGGCAGGGTACTATTCTACCACTAGACCACTGGTGCTTATTGATCACAATCCTCAGTTATCTATACATAACCTTGAACTTCActtaaatttgatgtaattataattatttttttattatttgaaaacttacAAATATCCATTTGTTATCAACaatcatttaacaaatacccTCCTAACAGtccattataatttttcaaataatgatcagtacttataattatgacaaacttaAGAAGTGATATTTGCAACTTAaccttaaaaatatagaacCATTGAGAGATGATAGATGTttgaaaatcaatatattgatatgCATCATGATAACTGACGACTGGTACATGGATTCAATGTATCTACTACTCTATGTATAAGGCCAACTAAGCCGTGAACTTATCAATGAATTCAACTCAACAAGTTTGATACACAAAACTGAAACCAACAATGActgtaatttgtttataagATTCATCTCCCCTCTACAATAGTACTACTCGAAGAGAGTGACATGGAAGAAGAAAGTCCCTGTCTGATCTCAGAAAATTCCGGGTGTGAACCAGAACCAATTCCAAGATTTTGATAATGCATAGACATAAGTTCTTTATTTCTCATCTTTTCTAGTAAGTACGTGTCCATCTCCTCTCCTTCAGCTTCGTTCTTGCCTTCAAACAATTCCACTACTTGTCTCATTGTTGGCCTGGCATTGGGGTCTGGATGCACGCAANNNNNNNNNNAATTCCTCTTCATCAATCTCTCCTCTTGCCCTTAACCGTGCATCGATCACACTAAGCAATTCTCCTCGTCTCAAATGTTGCCGTGCCCAATCTACTAATGGTGGCTGGCCTTCTTCAATTGGTCTTCTACCACACATGACCTCCAAGACTAAGACTCCATAACCAAACACATCGGTTTGTGTTGATGACCGGCCGTTCCTCACAATCTCTGGTGCCAAGTACCCGACCGTTCCCACCACACGTGTGGTGCCAGCAACGTTATCGTGGTCATGGATCCTGGCTAACCCAAAATCACCTAAACGTGCATTCATTTCTTTGTCAAGTAACACGTTACTGGCCTTAATGTCACGGTGCAATACCTTGGCCTCCCATCCGTTGTGCAAATACAGAACCCCTGAAGCCACTTGCTTTAGAATTCTTATCCTATCTTCATATCTCAACAACTTACTTTCATCACACTTAAACACCCTCTTGTCAAGACTTCCATTTTCCATGTAATCATACACCAAAACTAGGCTGCCCTTCTCTTTCTTGCACCATCCTCTCAATCCCACCAAATTTCTATGCTTTACTCTTCCAAGGCTCGATATTTCAGCCAAGAATTCTCTTGTCCCTTCACTGTTTTCATGAGAAATGCGCTTCACGGCAACCTCTGATCCTCCAGGCAACACCCCTTTGTACACTTTGCCATTTCCACCAATCCCAATTACATTTTCGTTAGCAAAGCTCTTGGTTGCCAATTCAATTTCTTGATAAGTAATTCTATGCGGCCAATACTCCAATTCCCAGTCTTCCATCTCCTCCCTCTCCTTTCTTATTCTCCTACGCCTTCTAACAAACAAGAAAGCTACAACAGAAAATATGACGGCGGAAAACAAAATCCCCCCAGTCACACCTGCAACAAAACCTTTGGTCCTGCGGATTGGAGTGTTAGGAAGCTCGAACGACGGCAAACCCCCTGTGATCAACCCCTCACTTTGCGAAAAATTCGTGTTGCTGAAACTCCAAGCTAAAATCTTGTGACTTTGAATCATATCCCCGGTAGATGCAGTGAATCCCACATACATTTCATCCTCAAGAACTTGGGAAAGATTAAGAGAAACACTCAGCAGCGGCTGGTTAGGCCTCTTCATCCCCACAGGCGCCATGGTAACGTTAACCACGCTGTCAGCATAATCAATCCAAGCTTGGTAGGTTCTTCCATTATTGAGCAACAAACTCTTGAATGAACTCTCATCGGGACTTCCATCATCTTTTTTCCTGTGATCATCAGGCCAATAACCCGCTTCATAAGCGCTTACGGAATTCAGTGAGTTGACATCAATCCCAACATGATTATCATTGATATCGATAAACTCTTGGTTCCTGAAACAATCAAACTCAACCCCGAATACATGATTACTGGAATTCCCATTGTTGGTGAAGTTCAACAGCCCTAAATGTTGCGCTGAGTTGGTACCTTGGATTCCCTCGCGCGGCGCAAACAAGAAAACTAAGCCGTGCCCAGGGAGCCTGCCCTCGTAAGGCGCCATAGCGAAAATGAAAGAAGTTGAAAAGGGAAGTAGGAGGGATGAATTTGGCTGCTTCATGGGGATTCTTGAGGGGTAAAGAGCACGGCCAATGGCGAAACCGGAGTCTTTGGTAAGTGTAAGAATGCGGGATTCGATGGTGGCGTTGCCGTAGAGCGATACATCAGACAAGTTGAAGCCATTGAAGAGGAAATCAACGGCGGAAGTGAAGTTGATGGTGAAAAATGCGGATAGGATGCATAGCAGAAGTTGGTTGCGGTGTCTCTTCATTGTAGTTGAGCTGATGGAAAGAGGTAACGATAATGGAGATGATGCATtagagagggggggggggggagagagagaatttcaaATGGGAAAGAAAAGGTAGTCAAACTTAGACTATTGAATTGCCTTTTTTGCCCTTTGAATTTCTCTGgacaattaattcatttaaaaataataattagttcattCCGCACGTAGTATATGAATATCAAACACTTTTGACTTTTCCTCCCTTCCATTTTTCtccaatcaaattatttcTGCTACTCtctcaataatatttttttttcactaataaaaatactaaatacttttcattatatatctaatttttatatttaaaaaaaatgttaatatatacGGAAAGGTCAATATGGTCAGTTTGTAGACAAAAAGAGTCATCATTGAACAACTCAGGCTCAAAGAAGAAAACGGAAGGTTCCAGCTAAGCAACAGACAAGAGaagtcataataataaatgccGCTCCGCTGACCCTCCAGGACATATATAGGCTGCCTCATctagatttctttttctatttttcctttttataattgaaaatcttttgttgttattatttttatcgaGATAGTGCTTTTTCAACTATCTCAAAATGAAAtctattctaaatatatatgtcatgGTTCCTTACTTCGACAGGGTacaaatatctaaatttgatatttttaggtACTTTCTCAGACCTATTGCCGATactaattcaaaaatttgtatccatttttcataatattatgCATGGATCAAGTATATCATGGCGAATTCTTCAGAAAAAATGGCGTCTTCCACAATGAAATCTGATAAGTAAGATTTCGAGTAAGTGTTTACATAATCTTCTTCTATCCGAAAAAGTGATTCATCGAAATAATGAGTCACCATTGATATCGACACATCTGAGGTCAGAATATGTACACCGTagtcttttaaaatttaatataattatatatagttttcttagaattttaaaaattatatctattattctaatatttatttatatctaataaatatatttttttattagttaaaatttatttaaatagttaatattaattaattttatttgttaattcaacaaatttgataattttaacaaacataataatgtatttattagacaaaaataaatatcaacgATACTcgataatatttcttaaactaaaaaatattcgtatttaattacattaaattttatgaaaggtaaatataattatccttatttttatcaatagaTTCGGCGATGaatatttttgcttttcttcacaaaaaccaaaataaagaaaatgggGCAGTGAGGTAGCTATTGCAGAGGCGAAAAGTCCATTTGAATAAACCTCATTTTGACAATGTTTGAAAAGTCGGATCGGTGattgaatcaaataaattattgaattattggTTCGGTcgaattcaaaatattatatatatatatatatatttgtaacatatcaacatattatatatcaatttattaaactaTATTGGGTGGCTTTGTCcgatattaaaaaagataaattaaacttaaacactttagattatatatataaaaaatttaaaccaaACTTATTATCCCACATTAAAAACGCAACTTCAATGTTTTAAACTATAAACGTTGAAAAGCTTAAGCCAAATTTATTAATgcatattgaaaaatataaggcAAAATTTAACACTTTAAACTCTAAATATAGATGAGAAAGCTTAAGCAAAGATAATTATACcacattgaaaaaatataagccaAATTTAAACCATTTCGGCTATAAACATGAAAAAGTTTAAGCCCAAAAAGATTTAAACTTcactatataataattttttttaatggtcAAAATCGATTTTTGACCGATTTTATCAGGTCACTGGTTTTAATCATGTTGGTTTTGGAGGTAGGAATCAGGCCGAACTCATGTTTGGTTCCTGATCGAACTGGCTGGTCCGAACcgaaaataatgtattttaatattacgtATTCATGCATGTTGGGCACGTAACATATTAACTTTAACCATTATTGACTCTAacataattacacataaatattttataatttataaaattatatttctctaaaatttattttcatttgataaatcagaaaattcatagaagtTGCTAATAGCGGCCAAAAGAAAACtaatgaaaatctatatttaccatcgattgacttattgcagtttaaagaaatattttctatacaAATCACCCTTATAGATTTTCATGCGTTAATGCACGCGACAAGATACATTTTCattcttataaaaatagtttagttaaaaaaaattattcgatCTACAATAAGTTTGTAAGGCAATCGATTgtacatgaatttttacttaACTTTTTTATAGAGGTAAGTAAATTCcatatatttactaataaataaatatatttattgtacaaaacaaatatggaaaatactaattataatttttcaaattactaaaaatctatacataattatatccaatCTAATTGGAGAACATTGTAATTATCACAACTATCAATgtcactcaatttttttttctttttttctttttttaaaaaaaaagaaagcggTTCGCGGAAAAGGTCTcctaatataaatagaataccAAGTAATCACTACTTGCACTTTCCCACTATTTTGATGCCAAATCCATTGCGCTTTTAAGGAAAGTTTAAATGGTGAGGCATTAAACACGCCTTTTCTTAGTTTGCAACTGCATATAGCCTGACACCATTATTTCATCTGTACCATGGCAGACATTAATGTGTTACTAAGAGAAAACACGATTCTTCATTTAGGCCTGTCTCCTGCCACTATACAAAGATGACTTAAATCCACTTCTGttcttgtttaaaaatattaattgattaattaaaatgagatttttttatatttgatataattataaatagtttcatgatatttgatgaaattatatacttttggATAAAGAATATAAGTTCGGAGTTATCAATTTTgcttttgctatattttttatttttaagaaaagaaaaacggATGAGGTGGATggaaagtttaaaaaaatatccacttacctcccataaaaaaatatatttatttttaaataaattaagttataattCATAGCCAACAaagatattttgattttttcactataaaaaataaatgaaaacgtAACGAAAACTAACAAATTGACCAATTATTagacaataattaaaatctgAGAAATGttaacaatttttaaaaatattaataattatattaaatttttaaaaaactcgttataatttattaaaattaaaattgttattgaTTATAGGTTTCACGAGGACTAGGTTGCTCATGCAAAATAACTAACAtagataatttcaaattaaaactttacccaatttttttattatgaggCCTGAATCTTACCACTTGAACAGACCTTATTGGGAAACCATTCGGTAGTTTGGTTCGTTGATTTTTTACTCCACTATTAATCCTGTTAATAGTTTGAACATGTTATTATCTCCTTAGCTTATCCTTGTTcaaatttgatccaattaatttaattattgggtTAAAAGTCACCTTAAATCACTTAAATTAATGAGTTTGTTctctcaataaattaatttttttgtttttgggaaggaatgaatttattattcattgaAATAActcgattataattatttctataaaaaatatttaacaaagaCAGGTACAATAGTTATACCATGATGAATAATatcagataaataaaatttaaacatctATTATTACAGTATATAACACCCACTATAATGTAGAGCAACACTCCACGCATATAACAAGGTTCGAAATCAAACCTATGACCATAGGATCCCAGTATCGCTAAttgaattccattaatttttttttagaggaTTTAgccattaaatttaaagttgaattttagttaatttaatttctataaaatgtaaatttatttatttagttttgtgTGTGCCTTCACCAATTATCTATTAGTAGACTCACAacttaatgcaatttaaagaaacaattaaaattccctcgattaattaaacaacttgcaaattattatataattattttaaaaatacctgAAAAACTATGATCGACACCTAACAACGGTATGCGACAAACATTTGCCCtaactaaaaatagaaaaacttatataattattcagaTGAAATTCAATGATGACCCAAATTGGTGATGGGGATGAGATTTTTACCACTGATTCTCCATCGATTTCAAACAAATTCATAGAAATCAATTACTGCATTCAGCCCTCAATTTTAGCAGATTTGTTTATTCGCTTCCtaaattgtttcttttgttgttcAGTGCTTTGTAATTACTGGACTTTGCGTTGAAGTCCGAGTGTCTCTCTCTTAATTGGTGGGGATTAGTGAAATGTTGATTGTCTTCCTCGGACTGTGTTTTTCTGAATCATAGACTTCTGGTTCGATCAAACACGCATAGATAAAGACAGTTTGTGTTTTGATTGGGTATGCGAAGTTTGGGAACCTTTTAATTTCTCTCTCCTCAGAAGAATTTAAGGCCTAGCTGTTGGGTTCTTGCAGCTCAGGACTCTACATTGCTGTTGTGTTGTAGTAGAGACTGATCATTGTAGTCAAGTGGGTCTCAAACTCTTAAGGGATTCAGCATTGTTCCACGTTCTTCTGCGCGATTGGGTTGGTTTTAAGTGGATTTACAAAGGCAAACTGATAAAGATTCAACTTTTTGGATAGCTTTTACGATTTGAGTATATTGGCAAAAGAGTCTGCCCTTTTGGGTTGTTTTGGGGAATTGAATATCCATTGTGAATGAGGGAAAAGGGGAGATGAGAGGTGAAGTTTGGGGATTTGGAGGACAGCAATGACTACAGGGTCATTGGGTCTTCGATCGTCAGGGAGTTATGGGTCTCTGCAGCAAGTTCAGAACAGTTCGTTATCGTTCTCAATCCAAACTTCACCGCCCTTGTCAAGAAAGCCTTCCAAGATGCTTAAGGAAAAGGACAGATTGTTCTTCTGGATCTTCAGATTTGCGCCGCGAAAGAAGGTCGGAATGCTGCTCTTGTGTCTTGTTTCGCTTGCAGTTTTCATGTGGGTTTTGATTGTTGGCAAAGGTTTGGCttcatattcttcttctttgatttttatttggattgagCTTATGGTAGAGCATGTTGAAGACAAATTGATGGTTAAGCGAATGAGATAATGTAAATTGATAATTGGACATGAGAACAGGGGATAGAATAGATCTTTTAGATGATGACAGAGCTTATGATTTGGCAGTGAAACCAAATGTGGCAGGTTCTTCTATTGCTGAATCCAACTTGGAAGTTCTGGAGAAAtatatgcagaaaattcaCGTAGTTTGCTTATGTCTTTGAGCGCTCTTATGATTTATAGAGTATGCTCTAATATTGTTGGAGGTGGGCTGATTGATAAGGCCTGCATTATTAAGCCAGCTTTTGGATCTGCTCCATGTGGAGAGTATTTATGTTTGGATCTAATTCTTATTAGTTGCAGGTGAAGATGCTCGAGAAAGCATTACTCGAAATGTAAATATTGCACCTGGGCCAATATCTGAGGAGAAAGTTAGCATCGTTGGAGCTCCACCTTctcaaattattgaaatggAGGGAAGTGCAAATGCTACCCCTCTATCTCCACCGACTGTTTTTTTCACTGGGTACAAGCTTCCTCCTGGGAATCCATGCGAGCATTTTACACTTCCTCCGCCCCCAGCAGATAAAAAGAGGACGGGGCCACGCCGTGAGTTTGAATTCTCATGCTCTTTCTTCACTTGTTCCCTTGAAACTTGATATTAGAAATTTTATCAAGATATAATGTGATATTGACCTAGTAATATTATGACACCCTTTGTTGGACTTTTGTGCTGATTGGTCTTGCAGCATGTCCTGTATGCTACCTTC encodes:
- the LOC105167901 gene encoding serine/threonine-protein kinase HT1, whose protein sequence is MEEETTSWIRRTNFSHTVCHRFDSSRLASVPFTVVPNRFSGNLSRPEATRAKQRTGPNVVHIQNNPSTNKPRAVSPQPEIKIPDTFKEARSHQKRFSTPVPRRKELEKRGSGKLFYRESQGTKSPISKSPGSKSPRTTSPLRHFTSMKFYSSKSKNKDSAWTKYFDHGGGRVTSVETADEHMVDLSKLFLGLRFAHGAHSQLYHGIYMDKPVAVKIIRVPDDDENGALGARLEKQFTREVTLLSRLHHPNVIKFVAACRKPPVFCIITEYLQEGSLRAYLHKLGRKSLPLDKLLSMALDIARAMEYIHSQGVIHRDLKPENVLITEDFHLKVADFGIACEEAYCDLLADDPGTYRWMAPEMIKRKHYGRKVDVYGFGLILWEFVAGTIPYEDMTPIQAAFAVVNKNLRPAMPVDCPPAMKALIEQCWSLQPDKRPEFWQIVKILEEFESSFARDGTLSLVQNLTCKDQKKGLLHLMQKLAPSHQTAPSTPKPKLT
- the LOC105167903 gene encoding L-type lectin-domain containing receptor kinase VII.1-like (The sequence of the model RefSeq protein was modified relative to this genomic sequence to represent the inferred CDS: added 30 bases not found in genome assembly), whose translation is MKRHRNQLLLCILSAFFTINFTSAVDFLFNGFNLSDVSLYGNATIESRILTLTKDSGFAIGRALYPSRIPMKQPNSSLLLPFSTSFIFAMAPYEGRLPGHGLVFLFAPREGIQGTNSAQHLGLLNFTNNGNSSNHVFGVEFDCFRNQEFIDINDNHVGIDVNSLNSVSAYEAGYWPDDHRKKDDGSPDESSFKSLLLNNGRTYQAWIDYADSVVNVTMAPVGMKRPNQPLLSVSLNLSQVLEDEMYVGFTASTGDMIQSHKILAWSFSNTNFSQSEGLITGGLPSFELPNTPIRRTKGFVAGVTGGILFSAVIFSVVAFLFVRRRRRIRKEREEMEDWELEYWPHRITYQEIELATKSFANENVIGIGGNGKVYKGVLPGGSEVAVKRISHENSEGTREFLAEISSLGRVKHRNLVGLRGWCKKEKGSLVLVYDYMENGSLDKRVFKCDESKLLRYEDRIRILKQVASGVLYLHNGWEAKVLHRDIKASNVLLDKEMNARLGDFGLARIHDHDNVAGTTRVVGTVGYLAPEIVRNGRSSTQTDVFGYGVLVLEVMCGRRPIEEGQPPLVDWARQHLRRGELLSVIDARLRARGEIDEEEVERVLQLGLLCVHPDPNARPTMRQVVELFEGKNEAEGEEMDTYLLEKMRNKELMSMHYQNLGIGSGSHPEFSEIRQGLSSSMSLSSSSTIVEGR